Below is a window of Verrucomicrobiota bacterium DNA.
ATCGCCCTCTCTGCCTGCATGAGCACGTCGGGTCGCCATCTCGCGATCATCGCCGGAGAGGCCAGCGGCGACACGCACGGCACCGCGCTGATGCGCTCGCTCCGGGAGCAGGATCCGACGCTTCTCTTTACCGGCAAGGGCGGCCCCAAAATGACTGGTGAAGCCCTCTCCTCCGGCGGCACCTTGGATAACTGGATCGCCGAGGCAGGAGTCCTGGGACTCTGGGATGTGCTGCGCCACTACGGATATTTCAAAAAGAAATTTGCGGAACTGCTCGACAAACTCGCGACCGACCCGCCCGAGGCGGTGATCCTTGTCGATTACCCCGGCTTCAATGTCCGCCTAGCCAAGGCGATCCGGAAAAGGAAGATCCCCACCCGTATCATCTACTACATCAGTCCGCAGGTCTGGGCCTGGAACCGTCGTCGCATTCCCGAGATGGCACGCGCACTCGATCTGATGATCTGCATCTTCCCCTTCGAGCAGCAGATCTACGAATCCTCGGGTCTCCCCACCATCTTCGCCGGTCACCCCATGGTCGGGGAACTGCATGCCGTTCCCACCTCGGAGCGCGACGCAACCCTGATTGGTCTCTTTCCTGGAAGCCGCGAACGCGAAGTTCGCAAGATCTTCCCAGCCATGCTGGGCGCGGCGAAACTTATCTTGAGATCTCGGCCTGAGATCAGGATCGAGGCGGCAGCGGCGACCGCGACCCATGCGGAACTCATGCAGGCAATGGCACGCGAGCAGAACCTGCAGATCACCATCTCCTCGGGCAACTCCAAGGATCTGATGCGCCATGCCGCAGCAGGCTTGGTATGCTCTGGAACCGCAACGCTTGAGGCCGCCTGCCTTGGCCTTCCCTATGCTCTGGTCTACAGGGTCGCCACGCTCACTTACGAGGTTGGCATCCGTGTCATCCGGATCCCGTATCTGGGCATCGTCAATATCCTAGCCAACCGCCCGGTGGTCCGGGAATTTATCCAGCACGATGCCACTCCGGCAGCCCTGGCCGACGAGGCGCTCCGCCTGCTCAATAGCACCGAGGCTCGGGAACGACTTGCCGCGGATCTTTCCTCTGTCGTGAACTCATTGGGAAGACGTGGCGACCTCTCCGCCTCCGAAAGAGCCGCTCATGCCGTGCTTGAATGTCTGGAAAAGCCGGCGAGACAGCCTCATTAAGGAGTCATGTCATTCCCTAAAGAACATTTGGAGTCGCTCTGGGCTCCCTGGCGTGTCGAATACTTCAGCCGGGAGCGCGCCAGTGGGGAGGACTTCCTTGCAGAGGCCGCATCCACAGACGATGACGCAGCCCACTTCGTGGTCTGCCGTCGGAAGAATGCCTTTTTGATCCTGAACAAATACCCCTACGCCTCCGGTCACCTCATGGTGGTCCCGTATAAAAGAACCGGGCGGATGGAGGACCTCTCCGCAGAGGAGGCCCTCGATGTCTGGAACCTCGCCAGCCATGCCCAGCATCTCCTGCGTGAAGTCACAAAGGCCGAAGGGTTTAACGTGGGGTTCAATATAGGCACCGCTGGAGGTGCAGGCTTTGAGGAGCACCTGCATCTGCATATCGTTCCCCGCTGGAGCGGAGATCAGAACTTCATGCCGATGCTGACCGGCACGCGGATCATCCCCGAAGGACTACAACCACTCTACGACCGCCTCGTTGCTGCAGACAGAAACTCACAGGGTTGAAGAGGATGAAGGCTTTTAGGATACATCCGAGGGAATGACTCGCGCAGAGGCGCGGAGGCGCAGAGGAAAAGACAAAGGATTGGGTCCGGAGAAGACTGTCACCGATGTCTCCAAAGATACGTTGCTATGAGTCATAAAAACTCTGCGCCTTTGCGTCTTTGCGCGAGATTTCTTCCCTTGTAAATGCGTTATATAAAACCGAAACCGCTCTAGGACACAGCCTGCAGACAAACTCGCGCAGAGATTTTAGATGCGGTGTTAGGCGCGTGAGCGACGCTGTAGTTTTCCTACAGCAAGCGAGTAGCAACAATACAACGCGCTAAAAACCTGCGACTGGCGGGAGTAGGTTGGACTGCCGAAGGCAGCCCCCCATTTCTTTGGGGGGGGCGAGCGGCGTGGGCACGCCTGAGTTCAATCCCTGCGTCTCTTATTCGACGGTGACGCTTTTGGCCAGATTCCGCGGCTTGTCGACGTCACAACCGAGCTCCACCGCGATGTGGTAGGCGAAGAACTGAAGGACGATCGATGTCAGGATCGGGGTCAAGATCTCAGGAGCATCTGGGATCAAGATGACGTCGTCGCAGACGAGCGAGAGTTGTTCCCCCTTACCCTCGGTTCCGATGGCGATGACTGGACCGCCGCGGGCCTTGACCTCCTCGATGTTGCTGAGGTTCTTCTGAAAAACAGCATCATGCGGTGCGATCACCACGGAAGGGGTCTCGGGATTAACCAGGGCGATCACCCCGTGCTTCAGCTCCGCACTTGGGTAGCCCATGGCGGCGATATAGCTGATTTCCTTGAGCTTCAGGGCGCCCTCCATGGCCACGGGATAGTTGTACTGTCGGCCCATGAAGAGCATCACCTTCGACTGGGCATAGCGCTTCGCAATCTTGGCGATCTCAGGCTCAAGCTGGAGAACTTTCTCGATCTGACCGGGAAGGGCTTCGAGTTCGGTGATGATGCGGCTGCCGGCGGAGCTGGAGAGGTTGCGGATACGACCGAGGAGCAGAGCGATGAGGGTGAGAATCGTGACCTGTGAGGTGAAGGATTTGGTTGCGGCCACTCCGATCTCGGGACCGGCATGCATGTAGACGCCGCCGTCACTTTCCCTTGCAATGGTGCTCGCCACGTTGTTGCAGATGCCGAGGGTTCGGTGGCCCTTTCGCTTGCTCTCACGCAGGGCGGCCAGGGTGTCCGCGGTCTCACCGCTCTGACTTAAGACAAAGACCAGGGTGTCCTTGGTCATGGGGAGGTTCCGATAGCGGAACTCGCTGGCGTACTCGCACTCGGTCGGGATCTGGGCCAGGCTCTCAATAAGGTATTCGCCGACCATGGCGGCATGGAAGGCGGTGCCGCAGCCAGTCAGCACGATCCTCTCGACCGTGCGGAGCTCAGCATTGGACATGTTGAGTCCGCCCAGCTTGGCGGTGGCCTCTTCATGAGAGAGACGCCCACGCATGGCGTCGGCGACGGTGCGGACCTGCTCGTGGATCTCCTTGAGCATGTAGTGAGGGTAGTCCCCCTTGCCCACATCCTCTTCGGCCGTCTCGACCGTGGTGACGTTGTAGTCGGCTCCATTTCCCTGGACCGTGGAGAGGGTGAATCCCTCTCTGTTAAGGACGGCTATCTCGTAGTCGTTCAGATAGACAACATCGTGGGTGTGGCCGACGATGGCGCTGACATCGCTGGCCAGGAAATACTCCCCCTTGCCAATACCAAGAACCAGAGGACTGCCACGGCGCGCCCCGATAAGGACTCCGGGAAGATCCGCATGCACGATGGCTATCCCGTAAGTGCCGGCAACCTGACCAAGGGCTTCACACAGCGCGGAAACAAGGGCTCCCTGGGTACGCTCGGCGGAACGGTCAAAGGCACGGCCGATAAGATGCGCCAGAACCTCGGTGTCGGTCTGGGACTGAAACTGATGCCCTTCCTCCTCGAGCTGTGTGCGCAGAGCGGCATAGTTTTCGATGACGCCGTTGTGAACCAGAGCTAGCTTGCCGGAACGATCGAAGTGCGGGTGGGCATTCTCGCGGGTGACCTTACCATGGGTGGCCCAACGGGTATGGCTGATGCCGGTGGAGCCTCCGATCGGGTTGAGAGCGATAGCCTTGCAGAGATCATCGATGCGTCCCACCTCCTTGCGGACAGAGATAATCCCCTCCTCTAGGGTAGCCACACCGGCGGAGTCGTAGCCCCGGTACTCCAAGCGACGAAGCCCCTCTAGAAGGATAGGGACCGCCTCAGCACGACCGACATAGCCTACGATTCCGCACATAAGATTTTGATTTGATTCCCGTTACCTTCGGTCGGAGATATTTCGGTTGATTTAAGAGAATGACAAACAGGCATAGTCTTCGCAAGATGCTTCCGTCTTCCCCAATTCATCTATCCTCAAGAGTATGCAAACCAAGCATGTCATCGCCCCAGCGACCCGCACCCTGGCCATCATTATGGGTGGAGGAGCCGGAACGCGTCTCTTCCCGCTCACCAAGGACCGAGCAAAACCGGCGGTGCCTATCGGCGGAAAATACCGTCTGGTCGATGTGCCGATCAGCAACTGCCTGAACTCCGGCATCCGCGGCATCTACGTCCTGACTCAGTTCAACAGCACGTCCCTCCATCGCCACATCAACGCGAGTTACAAGTTCGACAATTTCTCTCCAAGCTTTGTCGAGATCCTTGCGGCGCAGCAGACCCCTGAGGGATCGACCTGGTACCAAGGAACTGCCGATGCGGTCCGCCAGAATCTCCGCACCTTCATGGAGGGGAATTACGACTATTTCATCATCCTCTCAGGGGATCAGCTCTACCGCATGGATTACCGTGACGTCCTCCAGCAGCACATTGCAGGCGGGGCGGATCTCACGATCGCCTGCATTCCGGTGAATCGCGAGGCGGCCATGGGATTCGGCATCATGGAGACTGATTCGGAACAGCGGATCACTCGCTTTGTGGAGAAGCCTACGGATCCCCTTATCCTTGAGGAGCTACGGATGAAGCCTCAAGTCCTCTGCGAACTCCATGAACCTGAGAATCAGGATCTCTACCTGGCCAACATGGGGATCTATATCTTCAACCGCCAGGTGCTGGCCGAGTGCCTCGACAATACGATGGATGATTTTGGGAAGAATATCATCCCGGCAACAATCGGCTCAAGGAATGTCCAGGCCTATGTCTTCCGCGGCTATTGGGAAGATATCGGAACGATCCGCTCCTTCTTCGACGCCAACCTCAATCTCTGCGATCCCGCGCCTGTATATAATTTTTACGCCCCCGGCGCGCCGATCTACACGCAGTCGCGATTCCTGCCTGCCAGCGTGATCGAGGAAACGGTCGTTAACCGCGCCATCATCTCGGATGGATGCCAGATCCACTCAGCGCGTCTGGAGCGTTGCATTCTCGGAATCCGCAGCCTGATCAAACCAGGATCACGGCTAAAGAACACCATCGTGATGGGCGCCGATTTCTACGAATCCGACAAGGGAGGCACTCCGGCGGGTGAGATTCCGATCGGCATCGGCAGGGATTGCCTCATTGAAGATGCGATCATTGATAAGAACGCGCGGATCGGCGACGGCGTGGTGATTACTCCCCACGACAAGGATGCTAACTCCGAAGGCCCGGGATACTATATCCGGGATGGCATTGTGGTTATCCCCAAGAATGCAGTCATTCCTGCAGGAACCCGCATCTGAGGGTTTTTCCGTTCCATCCTTTCCATGAAGAGAATCCTTAGAGCCCTTAAAATCCTTCCACTGCTTGGCATTCTTCTGCCGCTGGCGGGGTGCCTCTACGACAACCCTCCCACAGGCCCATCCCGAAGCATCGACACCTGGCTGGTCGGACAGTGGCAGACCAAGGCGAAAGCCGGGCATTCTTATTCCGCAATCGTGGCCCCGACAACCGCCTCGGATCATTACCGCGTGACCTTCTCAAGACCCGGCAGCAGCGCTCAGGAGTTCGACGCCTGGATCAGCAGGGTGGACGGATTCTCTATTCTGGTTCTCAAGTCACTCGATGGGATGGGCGCTAGAGGAGTGGGAGGTGCTGGAAAATATCTCCTTTGCCATTACGAGCTACTGGCTCCCGGCACTCCACCTCCCGGCGGC
It encodes the following:
- the lpxB gene encoding lipid-A-disaccharide synthase, with protein sequence MSTSGRHLAIIAGEASGDTHGTALMRSLREQDPTLLFTGKGGPKMTGEALSSGGTLDNWIAEAGVLGLWDVLRHYGYFKKKFAELLDKLATDPPEAVILVDYPGFNVRLAKAIRKRKIPTRIIYYISPQVWAWNRRRIPEMARALDLMICIFPFEQQIYESSGLPTIFAGHPMVGELHAVPTSERDATLIGLFPGSREREVRKIFPAMLGAAKLILRSRPEIRIEAAAATATHAELMQAMAREQNLQITISSGNSKDLMRHAAAGLVCSGTATLEAACLGLPYALVYRVATLTYEVGIRVIRIPYLGIVNILANRPVVREFIQHDATPAALADEALRLLNSTEARERLAADLSSVVNSLGRRGDLSASERAAHAVLECLEKPARQPH
- a CDS encoding HIT domain-containing protein, coding for MSFPKEHLESLWAPWRVEYFSRERASGEDFLAEAASTDDDAAHFVVCRRKNAFLILNKYPYASGHLMVVPYKRTGRMEDLSAEEALDVWNLASHAQHLLREVTKAEGFNVGFNIGTAGGAGFEEHLHLHIVPRWSGDQNFMPMLTGTRIIPEGLQPLYDRLVAADRNSQG
- a CDS encoding glucose-1-phosphate adenylyltransferase, which translates into the protein MQTKHVIAPATRTLAIIMGGGAGTRLFPLTKDRAKPAVPIGGKYRLVDVPISNCLNSGIRGIYVLTQFNSTSLHRHINASYKFDNFSPSFVEILAAQQTPEGSTWYQGTADAVRQNLRTFMEGNYDYFIILSGDQLYRMDYRDVLQQHIAGGADLTIACIPVNREAAMGFGIMETDSEQRITRFVEKPTDPLILEELRMKPQVLCELHEPENQDLYLANMGIYIFNRQVLAECLDNTMDDFGKNIIPATIGSRNVQAYVFRGYWEDIGTIRSFFDANLNLCDPAPVYNFYAPGAPIYTQSRFLPASVIEETVVNRAIISDGCQIHSARLERCILGIRSLIKPGSRLKNTIVMGADFYESDKGGTPAGEIPIGIGRDCLIEDAIIDKNARIGDGVVITPHDKDANSEGPGYYIRDGIVVIPKNAVIPAGTRI
- the glmS gene encoding glutamine--fructose-6-phosphate transaminase (isomerizing); this encodes MCGIVGYVGRAEAVPILLEGLRRLEYRGYDSAGVATLEEGIISVRKEVGRIDDLCKAIALNPIGGSTGISHTRWATHGKVTRENAHPHFDRSGKLALVHNGVIENYAALRTQLEEEGHQFQSQTDTEVLAHLIGRAFDRSAERTQGALVSALCEALGQVAGTYGIAIVHADLPGVLIGARRGSPLVLGIGKGEYFLASDVSAIVGHTHDVVYLNDYEIAVLNREGFTLSTVQGNGADYNVTTVETAEEDVGKGDYPHYMLKEIHEQVRTVADAMRGRLSHEEATAKLGGLNMSNAELRTVERIVLTGCGTAFHAAMVGEYLIESLAQIPTECEYASEFRYRNLPMTKDTLVFVLSQSGETADTLAALRESKRKGHRTLGICNNVASTIARESDGGVYMHAGPEIGVAATKSFTSQVTILTLIALLLGRIRNLSSSAGSRIITELEALPGQIEKVLQLEPEIAKIAKRYAQSKVMLFMGRQYNYPVAMEGALKLKEISYIAAMGYPSAELKHGVIALVNPETPSVVIAPHDAVFQKNLSNIEEVKARGGPVIAIGTEGKGEQLSLVCDDVILIPDAPEILTPILTSIVLQFFAYHIAVELGCDVDKPRNLAKSVTVE